The segment ACCTCGCGTGCTGGGCGCAATCTATCCGGCATAAAAAAGCCGCGCCCAGCAGAGCGCGGCTTTCTTCCGTTCGGCCGTCAGCTCAGATAGAGAACGACTGACCGCAACCGCAGGTAGTGGTGGCGTTCGGATTCTTGATGATGAACCGCGAACCCTCCAGGCCTTCCTGATAGTCGACTTCCGCACCGGCGAGGTACTGGTAGCTCATCGCATCGACCACAAGGCTGACACCCTCTCGCTCGATGATAGTGTCATCGTCGGCGACGTCCTCATCGAAGGTGAAGCCGTACTGGAAACCGGAACAGCCGCCACCCGTCACGAACACCCGCAATTTGAGCCGGGGATTACCCTCTTCCTCGACCAGATTCTTCACTTTGCTCGCAGCCCCCTGAGTGAACTGGATAGCCATGGGCGTGAAGGATTCGACACTCATTCGGTTCTCCTAGCGTGCACGACGCCAAACTGCCTGATGCTGGGCATTATCCGCTTACCCAAGCGAAATGATCAACTATTCAAAGGCCAGCCGTCGGTCGGCACTGGCTCACTCACGGCAGCAGGGCCGGGGCCATAAGGCCCAACCGCTCATCGAGCCCGAAGAGGATATTCATGTTCTGGATCGCCTGTCCCGACGCCCCTTTGACCAGGTTGTCGATCACCGAGAGCACCACCACCAGATCGCCACCCTGCGGCCGGTGCACGGCTATCCGGCACAGATTCGCCCCACGCACGCTTCGCGTCTCCGGATGGCTGCCCGCTGGCATCACATCGACGAACGGCTCGTTTGCGTAGCGCTGTTCGTACAACGCCTGCAGATCGGCCGAGCGATCCGCAACGGTCGCGTACAGCGTCGCGTGAATTCCCCGGATCATCGGCGTCAGATGCGGCACGAAGGTCAGCCCGACGTCGCCGCCAGCGGCACGCCGCAGCCCCTGGGTGATCTCCGGCAAATGGCGATGCCCCTTGACCGAATAGGCCATCATGCTCTCGCCCGCTTCGGTGAACAGCGACCCGATCTTGGCGGCTCGCCCGGCACCGCTGACACCCGACTTGCAGTCGGCAATCAAATGCGCAGCGTCGGCCAGGCCGTTCTCCAGCAATGGCAGGAAGCCCAGTTGCGTGGCGGTCGGATAACAACCTGGCACCGCAATCAGCCGAGCCCCCTTGATCTGCTCGCGATTCACTTCCGGCAGCCCGTACACGGCCGACTCGAGCAATTCAGGCGCGCCGTGCGGCTGTCCGTACCACTTGGCCCACTCGTCGGCATCCCGCAGACGAAAGTCTGCCGAGAGGTCGATTACCCGGGTGCCCGCCGCTAGCAGTTCGCCAGCCAGCGCATGCGCTACGCCATGTGGCGTCGCGAAAAACACCACGTCGCAGCTGCCCAGCGTCTTCGCGTCGGGAACACTGAAGGCCAGCTCGTCATAGTGCCCGCGCAAGTTGGGGAACATGTCTGCGACCTTAACGCCCTCTTCCGAACGCGAGGTAATGACCGCCACCTCTGCCTGCGGGTGCTGTGCCAGTAGGCGCAACAACTCCACACCGGTGTAGCCCGTCCCGCCGACGATACCGACCTTGACCATGCACTGCCTCGCGAACAAAAGCGCCATTGAAGGGCGTGATGATAAAGCCGCTTTGTACAGGGGCCAACCGCCGGGATGACGAGCAGTCACCCGAACCACTACTATCGCCCGCTCCGACCTCAAGGATCGCCCCGATGCTCTATCTGTGGATCAAGGCGCTGCATGTGATCGCCATCGTCTGCTGGTTTGCCGGCCTTTTCTACCTGCCGCGCCTGTTCGTGTACCACGCCATGAGTGAGGACGTGCCCAGCCGGGAGCGCTTCAAGGTGATGGAACGCAAGCTGTATCGGGGCATCATGGTGCCATCGATGATCGCCACCCTGATCTTCGGGATCTGGATGATCGTGCTCAACCCGGCGCTTTTCGCCACCGGCGGCTGGCTGCACGCCAAGCTGGCGCTGGTCGTATTGTTGATCGGCTATCACCACCTGTGTGGCGCGCAGCTCAAACGCTTTGCACGGGACGAGAACACCCGTGGCCATGTGTTCTATCGGTGGTTCAACGAGGTGCCGGTACTGTTTCTGATCGCGATCGTCATCCTGGTGATCGTCAAACCTTTCTGAGGCGCGCCTGCCTCCCCTGTGACATGGATGCCACATGACCCAATCGACCTATCGGATCGTCTTTTCCGGCCAGTGCGCGTCGGGCACCGCCCCCGAGGATGTGAAACGCAATCTCGCGACGCTGTTCAAGACCGATGAAGCACGCTTCGCCGCGTTCTTCGACGGCGCCGAACGGGTATTGAAAAAAGGCCTGAGCGCCGACCAGGCGGCGCGTTACCTGGCCGCCCTGCAGCACGCCGGTGCCTTGGCGCGTCGCGAAGCGGAAGCGCCGCCGCCATCGCTCAGCCTTATGACCATCGAAGCGTCGACCGAAGCCGGTCCCGGCCGGCGCATGACCTGTCCGAAATGCCAGACCGAGCAGCCACAGGCCGAGCAGTGCTCGCACTGCTCGATCTTCATCGACAAGTATCTTGCCAGGCAGGCGGCGCTCTCCCAGACCGCTGCTGCCGCCACGTCAGACTCGCCCTATGCACCTCCTCGCACACAGCTGGACGAGCCCCCCGCTGGCTTTGCCGAGCTAAAGGTATTTTCGCTTAAGGGCCGTATCGGTCGCCTGCGCTACCTGGCCTGGTCGCTGGTCGCGATGATGGCGCTGGTCGCGCTAGTCCTGGCAATCATGCCGCTGTTCGCATGGCTGGCGCCCGCGGCGATCGTTCTGGCGGTTGTCATCATCAGCGCGGCGGCTGTGGTCAACGTCCAGATTGGCGTGCAGCGGCTGCACGACATGAATCTCTCCGGCTGGCTCATGCTGTTGCACTTCGTGCCGGTCGTCGGCAGCCTCATGCCGCTGGTGCTGGCAGCTGTACCGGGCAAAGCCGGCATCAACCGATTCGGCGCGCCGCCTCCACCTAACGGCACGGCAGTCAAGGTGCTGGCCGCCCTATGGTTGCTGGTATTGATTGGCGCCTTCTTCACGGGCACGCAGCACGGCTAGCCGCGCTAGTCGGCCATGACCGTACGCCCCGCGGCCCACGCGCGCAGGGCTGCGATCTCCTCGGCCATCACCACGGACAACGGCGCAGTGGCACTGATGCAGCTCAGCAGCATGCCCTGGGTCACAGCCTGGCGCTGCGCCTGCCCGGCATAAACCGCACTGACGACCGCCTGTTCGATTTCCGCCCCGGAGAACCCCTCGCTCGCCGCGGCCAGAGCCTCCAGGTCGAACGCCGTGCTGTCCAGCTCGCGCCGAGCCAGGTGAATGCGAAAGATGTCCGCGCGCACCTGGCGATCAGGCAGGTCGACGAAAAACAGCTCGTCGAAACGACCCTTGCGCAGCAGCTCTGGGGGCAGACGGTCGATCGCGTTGGCCGTCGCCACCATGAACACCGGCGCAGTGCGCTCGGCCATCCAGGTCAGGAGCGTCCCCAGCACGCGCTGGCTGACCCCGCCATCCATCTCGCCGGTAGCCAACCCCTTCTCGACCTCATCCATCCACAGTACGCAAGGCGCCATCTGCTCGGCCAGACGCAGCGCCTCACGCAGGTTGCGTTCCGTTTCGCCGAAATACTTGTTGTACAGGCAACCAAAATCCAGGCGCAGCAACGGCAGCCCCCAGAGCCCCGCAACTGCCTTGGCGGCCAGGCTCTTGCCGCTTCCCTGCACACCGACCAGCAGGACACCCCGCGGCAGGTCCGAACCCTGACCGGAAAGAAAGGCCCCTTGCCGCTCGCCCAGCCAGCGCTTGAAGGTGCGCAGACCACCAACCTCGGCGAACCGCGCGGTTTCGTGCTCGAACCCCAGCACGCCGTCCATGTCCAGCAGACGAAACTTCGCACGGTTGAGCTCCGGCAGGTCTTCCTGGGTGATCGCTCCGTCATCGCAGATCAGAGTGCGCGCCAGGCTACGCGCCTCGCCGTGCCCCATACCGCGCAAGTTCTTCACTACCTGCTGCAGGGTGAGGTTGTCGGTTTTCACGCGCAGGCCCTGATTGCGCTCGCTCCAGCGCGCCGCCTCTTCGCGCACGATCGCCAACAGGTCGTCATCACCCGGCAGCGCAAGGGAGAAATGCGCGGCCAGACGCTGGACCTCCGCCGGCAACTTCAGCGCATGCGATACCAGCACAAGCGTGGGCGCATCGACCGCCTGGGCCAGCGCGATTTCCTTGATCAAGCGCACGATGCGTGGATCGTCGAGGAACGGGTGCAGATCGCAAAAGGCATAGAGCCCGGCCTGGGGCGCTCTCCGCAGCCGTTTCAACGCCACCTCCGGCGCCGTACTGTCTTCGTCGCCCAGCGGCTCACCGTCGAACCCAAGGCGGCGCAGCCCTTCGGTCACCGACCAGACGCACAGCCCGGTGCCCCGTTTGATCGCCAGCCCGGTCAGCAGCTCCAAGACCCGCGGTTCGTCCCAGGACTCGATGACCACCAACCGCACGCGAGACTCGAGCACCAGGCTCAGATCGTGAATGTCATTGCGCAACGCCCGCCTCCCTGTCGAGATTCATCGGCTCCGTGACGGGCTGATACACTGTCTGGCATTCGAGCACCGGAGAAACACGATGGATTGTCTGTTCTGCAAGATCGTGGCGGGCGACATACCTGCGCGCAAGCTCTACGAGGACGACGATGTGATCGCCTTCCATGACATCGCTCCTCAGGCCCCGGTCCACTTCCTGGTCATTCCGAAAAAGCACATCCCCACGCTGCATGACCTGAGCGAAGAGGACGACAAGCCGCTCGCCGGCCACATCCTCTTCACGGCACAGCGCCTGGCCGAGCAGCTTGGCTGCGAGGACGGCTTTCGCGTGGTGATGAACTGCAACGACCTCGGCGGCCAGACGGTCTACCACATCCACATGCATGTACTTGGTCAGCGCCAGCTGCACTGGCCACCGGGCTGAGCGGCCACATCTACCGCATGCCCAAGGTAATGACTATCGGGAGCCCAGCATGACAAGCCAGCGTCATTATTCACCCGTCGATCGCCTGCTGATGCAGGCCGACTCAGCCCTGCGCACCCTGCTGCCGTTCAGCGGGCAGCCCGGCCGCCCCTCGCCCGCCGTGATCAAGCCGGACGCCGAACTGAGCGAAAGCGAAGCTCGCCACGTGGCCGGCCTCATGCGCATCAACCATACCGGCGAGGTCTGTGCCCAGGCGCTCTATCAGGGCCAGGCGCTGACTGCGCGCCTGCCGCGTGTGCGCGAATCGATGGAAAAGGCGGCCGACGAGGAGGTCGACCACCTGGCCTGGTGCGAACAGCGCATCCGCCAGCTCGGCAGCCATACCAGCGTGCTCAACCCCCTCTTCTATGGCCTGTCCTTCGGTATCGGCGCCTCCGCCGGCCTGATCAGCGACCGCATCAGCCTGGGGTTCGTTGCGGCGACGGAGGATCAGGTGTGCAAGCACCTCGACGAACATCTGCAGCAGCTGCCGACTCAAGACGAGAAGTCACGGGCTATCCTCGAGCAGATGCGCGAGGATGAAGCCAAGCACTCCACCTCGGCGCTCGACGCCGGAGGCTTGCGCTTCCCGGCGCCGGTCAAATTCGGCATGAGCCTGGTCGCCAAAGTGATGACCAAGACTACCTACCGGATCTGAACCGCTAGCAAAAAAAAAGACCACGCCTAGGCGTGGTCTTTTACTTCGAGGGGTTGGCCGTGGATAACGGCATCTTCGGCAGCGCCGTAGTGAGGCGGTGCAGCTCCGGAATGCGAACCCTTGTGAGGCGAGCATGGGACACCAGCGGGTTAGCCTGTGTCGCGTTCTGCCGGAAGCGGAAGTTGGGAGTAGCTTACGCGCCGCGGCGCGACAGGTGTTTGCTAAAATTGCTGCCCTACAGATAAATTGCGCAATAAATCTCTACAGAGATAGATTCTGCACAATAAATTTCCATCAGTAGGCAAGCATGAGCAAACTCGATCGCTACGACCTGCGTATCCTCGCGGAATTGCAACGCGATGCGCGTATCTCCAACCAGGAACTGGCCGAACGCATCGGCCTATCCGCCTCGCCCTGCTCGCGCCGCGTCAAGCAGCTCGAAGATGACGGCTACATCGCCCGCCAGGTCGCCCTGCTCGAACGCAAGAAACTCGGCCTGACACTGACCGCCTACGTGCTGATCGGCATGGACCGGCATACGCCGGAACGCTTCGAGCATTTCGAA is part of the Stutzerimonas balearica DSM 6083 genome and harbors:
- the erpA gene encoding iron-sulfur cluster insertion protein ErpA; translated protein: MSVESFTPMAIQFTQGAASKVKNLVEEEGNPRLKLRVFVTGGGCSGFQYGFTFDEDVADDDTIIEREGVSLVVDAMSYQYLAGAEVDYQEGLEGSRFIIKNPNATTTCGCGQSFSI
- the argC gene encoding N-acetyl-gamma-glutamyl-phosphate reductase produces the protein MVKVGIVGGTGYTGVELLRLLAQHPQAEVAVITSRSEEGVKVADMFPNLRGHYDELAFSVPDAKTLGSCDVVFFATPHGVAHALAGELLAAGTRVIDLSADFRLRDADEWAKWYGQPHGAPELLESAVYGLPEVNREQIKGARLIAVPGCYPTATQLGFLPLLENGLADAAHLIADCKSGVSGAGRAAKIGSLFTEAGESMMAYSVKGHRHLPEITQGLRRAAGGDVGLTFVPHLTPMIRGIHATLYATVADRSADLQALYEQRYANEPFVDVMPAGSHPETRSVRGANLCRIAVHRPQGGDLVVVLSVIDNLVKGASGQAIQNMNILFGLDERLGLMAPALLP
- the hemJ gene encoding protoporphyrinogen oxidase HemJ; this encodes MLYLWIKALHVIAIVCWFAGLFYLPRLFVYHAMSEDVPSRERFKVMERKLYRGIMVPSMIATLIFGIWMIVLNPALFATGGWLHAKLALVVLLIGYHHLCGAQLKRFARDENTRGHVFYRWFNEVPVLFLIAIVILVIVKPF
- a CDS encoding DUF805 domain-containing protein; the protein is MTQSTYRIVFSGQCASGTAPEDVKRNLATLFKTDEARFAAFFDGAERVLKKGLSADQAARYLAALQHAGALARREAEAPPPSLSLMTIEASTEAGPGRRMTCPKCQTEQPQAEQCSHCSIFIDKYLARQAALSQTAAAATSDSPYAPPRTQLDEPPAGFAELKVFSLKGRIGRLRYLAWSLVAMMALVALVLAIMPLFAWLAPAAIVLAVVIISAAAVVNVQIGVQRLHDMNLSGWLMLLHFVPVVGSLMPLVLAAVPGKAGINRFGAPPPPNGTAVKVLAALWLLVLIGAFFTGTQHG
- a CDS encoding AAA family ATPase, producing the protein MRNDIHDLSLVLESRVRLVVIESWDEPRVLELLTGLAIKRGTGLCVWSVTEGLRRLGFDGEPLGDEDSTAPEVALKRLRRAPQAGLYAFCDLHPFLDDPRIVRLIKEIALAQAVDAPTLVLVSHALKLPAEVQRLAAHFSLALPGDDDLLAIVREEAARWSERNQGLRVKTDNLTLQQVVKNLRGMGHGEARSLARTLICDDGAITQEDLPELNRAKFRLLDMDGVLGFEHETARFAEVGGLRTFKRWLGERQGAFLSGQGSDLPRGVLLVGVQGSGKSLAAKAVAGLWGLPLLRLDFGCLYNKYFGETERNLREALRLAEQMAPCVLWMDEVEKGLATGEMDGGVSQRVLGTLLTWMAERTAPVFMVATANAIDRLPPELLRKGRFDELFFVDLPDRQVRADIFRIHLARRELDSTAFDLEALAAASEGFSGAEIEQAVVSAVYAGQAQRQAVTQGMLLSCISATAPLSVVMAEEIAALRAWAAGRTVMAD
- a CDS encoding histidine triad nucleotide-binding protein, producing the protein MDCLFCKIVAGDIPARKLYEDDDVIAFHDIAPQAPVHFLVIPKKHIPTLHDLSEEDDKPLAGHILFTAQRLAEQLGCEDGFRVVMNCNDLGGQTVYHIHMHVLGQRQLHWPPG
- the coq7 gene encoding 2-polyprenyl-3-methyl-6-methoxy-1,4-benzoquinone monooxygenase gives rise to the protein MTSQRHYSPVDRLLMQADSALRTLLPFSGQPGRPSPAVIKPDAELSESEARHVAGLMRINHTGEVCAQALYQGQALTARLPRVRESMEKAADEEVDHLAWCEQRIRQLGSHTSVLNPLFYGLSFGIGASAGLISDRISLGFVAATEDQVCKHLDEHLQQLPTQDEKSRAILEQMREDEAKHSTSALDAGGLRFPAPVKFGMSLVAKVMTKTTYRI
- a CDS encoding Lrp/AsnC family transcriptional regulator, whose product is MSKLDRYDLRILAELQRDARISNQELAERIGLSASPCSRRVKQLEDDGYIARQVALLERKKLGLTLTAYVLIGMDRHTPERFEHFEGVIGKCPEVLECSLVTGMDADYQLKVVVPDMDHYQQFLLGTLTRIEGVSSVRSSFVLRQVVSSTELPLEHLRS